Proteins encoded within one genomic window of Chrysemys picta bellii isolate R12L10 chromosome 6, ASM1138683v2, whole genome shotgun sequence:
- the LOC135972341 gene encoding uncharacterized protein LOC135972341, translating into MESSQDRKRAPAWTEREVRDLLAIWGDEAVIAELRSSKRNGKVLEKISKAMKDRGHNRDTQQCRVKIKELRQAYHKAREANGRSGAEPQTCRYYAELHAILGGAATTTPTVCYDSLTGETHREDGSGNEEDDDGGTVGSSQQQGSGETVFPNSQDMFVTLDLEPVTPELTQDPQGTQETSAANVSPSQRLVNIRKRKRKTRDEMFTELQMSSHADRAQQNAWRQSMSEMRKAQHEREERWRAEDDRWRQLADRRQEAMLRLLEHQSDMLERMVELQERQQEQRPPLQPLCNQQPSSPSSIASSPRRPRTRWGGLHPVTPPQMIAQASEGWASIRVKVLKCSMSFSIPPPPPIPATLAIIPLPL; encoded by the exons atggagtcctcccaggatcgcaaaagagctccagcatggaccgaacgggaggtacgagatctgctcgccatatggggagatgaagcagtgatagctgaactccgtagcagtaaaagaaatggaaaagtattagaaaagatctccaaggccatgaaggaccgaggccataacagggacacacagcagtgccgcgtgaaaattaaggagctacggcaagcctaccacaaagccagagaagcaaacggaaggtccggagcagagccgcaaacttgccgctactacgcggagctgcatgcgatcctagggggtgcagccaccactaccccaaccgtgtgctatgactctctcactggagaaacacacagggaagacggttcggggaacgaggaagatgacgatggaggtactgtaggtagctcacagcagcaaggaagcggagaaaccgttttccccaacagccaggatatgtttgtgaccctggacctggaaccagtaacccccgaactcacccaagaccctcagggcacacaggagacctctg ctgcaaatgtttctccttcgcagaggctcgtgaacattagaaagagaaaacgtaagacgagggacgagatgttcacggagctgcagatgtcctcccacgctgatagagcacagcagaatgcgtggaggcagtcaatgtcggagatgagaaaagcccaacatgaacgagaggagaggtggcgggctgaagacgataggtggcgtcagcttgcagacagacggcaagaggcaatgctccgtctgctggagcatcaaagtgatatgctcgagcgtatggttgagttgcaggaaaggcagcaggagcagagaccgccgctacagcccctgtgtaaccaacagccctcctccccaagttccatagcctcctcacccagacgcccaagaacacggtgggggggcctccacccagtcactccaccccagatgatcgcccaagcatcagaaggctgggcttcaataagagttaaagttttaaaatgcagtatgtccttttccatccctcctcccccacccatcccagctaccttggcaattatccccctacctctgtaa